From one Treponema denticola genomic stretch:
- a CDS encoding leucine-rich repeat protein, translating into MKKALMKTSVKILVLGLALTAMLFGCKQPSGSSNSAGSGGGNGSESGKYSITYHLDGGTNNVDNPASYTKNDEFPLRAPSKEGQVFDGWFGNSEFSGEAVTKITKGTTGKKEFWAKWVAESESAAYTVKHLQQNADDDGYTQKETESLKGGKGSKTLAVAKQYEGFTAQAITQQTINEDGSTVVEIKYDRKMITLTLDLDGGTISPAIPGNKITGKFGAAVTKPADPSKDGNRFSGWVPEIPAEFSKDSTHTAQWTINITVNIGDERIESYTGPELSNKKPGVKWSDIKPSDETIKLKPEWQGGDYGLYEWRLNDENGQKIDDDYTFTKDTTVYAVTNYLKFKTETENGELCISENKGYTGEAPRGKIIIPAGTENNPMVAIGKYAFYGCSGLTSISLPKGITKIAYDAFKNCSSLTSISLPAGITEIESGAFDGCSSLTSISLPEGITKINYGTFWGCSSLTSISLPAGITMIAGSAFRGCSSLESISLPEGITKIDDFAFQGCSNLTSISLPAGLTEIGYYAFQGCSNLTIISLPAGITKINYCTFGGCSSLTSISLPAGITEIESGAFDGCSSLTSISLPAGITEIKNRAFHGCSSLTSISLPAGITKINYGTFEDCSSLTSISLPEGITEIGSNAFYNCSGLNSVIFADKKGWAVYDDYSCNNKIKDISETDLEDPANAATLLKTTYSEDKYWKKN; encoded by the coding sequence ATGAAAAAAGCATTGATGAAAACAAGTGTAAAAATACTTGTACTTGGATTAGCATTGACGGCAATGCTATTTGGATGTAAACAACCTTCAGGTTCTTCAAATTCTGCAGGTTCGGGAGGGGGAAACGGTTCAGAATCGGGAAAATACAGCATCACCTATCACTTAGACGGCGGAACAAACAATGTTGATAACCCCGCTTCTTATACGAAAAACGATGAATTTCCGTTAAGAGCCCCATCTAAGGAAGGACAGGTCTTTGACGGCTGGTTCGGAAATTCTGAATTTAGCGGCGAAGCGGTAACAAAAATCACAAAAGGCACAACCGGCAAAAAAGAGTTTTGGGCAAAATGGGTTGCAGAAAGTGAAAGTGCAGCCTACACGGTAAAGCACTTACAGCAAAATGCAGACGATGACGGCTACACCCAAAAAGAAACAGAGTCACTCAAAGGAGGAAAAGGCAGCAAAACCCTTGCCGTCGCCAAGCAGTATGAAGGTTTTACCGCTCAAGCCATTACACAGCAAACTATAAACGAAGACGGCTCGACGGTAGTTGAAATTAAGTACGACAGAAAGATGATTACTCTTACCCTGGACTTGGACGGCGGAACTATAAGCCCTGCAATTCCCGGCAACAAGATTACCGGCAAATTCGGTGCTGCTGTAACAAAACCGGCAGATCCTTCAAAAGATGGAAACCGATTTTCCGGTTGGGTGCCGGAGATACCGGCCGAATTCTCAAAAGATTCAACACATACCGCTCAATGGACAATAAACATTACAGTAAATATTGGTGATGAGCGGATTGAGTCTTATACCGGTCCGGAATTATCAAATAAAAAGCCGGGAGTCAAATGGAGTGATATAAAACCCTCAGATGAAACTATAAAATTGAAACCGGAGTGGCAAGGCGGAGATTACGGCTTATACGAGTGGCGTTTAAATGATGAGAACGGACAAAAGATTGACGATGACTATACTTTTACCAAGGATACAACCGTATATGCAGTTACAAACTACTTAAAATTTAAAACTGAAACGGAAAACGGCGAGTTATGTATTTCGGAGAATAAAGGTTATACCGGAGAAGCACCCCGCGGTAAGATAATTATACCTGCCGGTACAGAAAACAATCCTATGGTAGCTATTGGTAAATATGCTTTTTATGGTTGCAGCGGTTTAACAAGTATTTCGCTGCCGAAAGGTATTACTAAGATTGCATACGATGCTTTTAAGAATTGCAGCAGTTTAACAAGTATTTCGCTGCCGGCAGGTATTACTGAGATTGAAAGTGGTGCTTTTGATGGTTGCAGCAGTTTAACAAGTATTTCGCTGCCGGAAGGTATTACTAAGATTAACTACGGTACTTTTTGGGGTTGCAGCAGTTTAACAAGTATTTCGCTGCCGGCAGGTATTACTATGATTGCAGGCTCTGCTTTTCGAGGTTGCAGCAGTTTAGAAAGTATTTCGCTGCCGGAAGGTATTACTAAGATTGACGACTTTGCTTTTCAGGGTTGCAGCAATTTAACAAGTATTTCGCTGCCGGCAGGTCTTACTGAGATTGGCTACTATGCTTTTCAGGGTTGCAGCAATTTAACAATTATTTCGCTGCCGGCAGGTATTACTAAGATTAACTACTGTACTTTTGGGGGTTGCAGCAGTTTAACAAGTATTTCGCTGCCGGCAGGTATTACTGAGATTGAAAGTGGTGCTTTTGATGGTTGCAGCAGTTTAACAAGTATTTCGCTGCCGGCAGGTATTACTGAGATTAAAAATAGAGCTTTTCATGGTTGCAGCAGTTTAACAAGTATTTCGCTGCCGGCAGGTATTACTAAGATTAACTACGGTACTTTTGAGGATTGCAGCAGTTTAACAAGTATTTCGCTGCCGGAAGGTATTACTGAGATTGGCAGCAATGCTTTTTATAATTGCAGCGGTCTTAATTCGGTAATATTTGCAGATAAAAAAGGCTGGGCAGTGTATGATGATTATAGTTGCAATAACAAAATTAAAGATATATCGGAAACTGATTTGGAAGACCCTGCAAATGCAGCAACTTTATTAAAAACTACTTATTCGGAGGACAAATACTGGAAAAAAAACTAA
- a CDS encoding Maf family protein, which produces MKELILASASPRRKEILDSLGVLFSVKISNFDESLITEKDPVKKCILTARGKAESLFKTLHQNEISQKLILAADTLVFAENTAFPNKKIIFGKPENEKEAEMMLKNHSGSVHFVVSAICLLDCKTGQLNEKRSLSKVFFKKLSDKEISAYVKTDEWKDAAGAYKIQGKASFFIEKIEGSYTGIVGLPVRELYEILNKNEFKIL; this is translated from the coding sequence ATGAAAGAGCTGATTTTAGCTTCTGCATCACCCAGACGAAAAGAGATCCTCGATTCGCTGGGTGTTTTATTTTCCGTTAAAATTTCAAATTTTGATGAATCTTTAATAACCGAAAAAGATCCTGTAAAAAAGTGTATTTTAACTGCACGCGGTAAGGCTGAAAGCCTTTTTAAGACCTTGCATCAAAACGAGATCTCTCAAAAGCTTATCTTGGCGGCAGATACCCTCGTTTTTGCCGAAAATACAGCTTTTCCAAACAAAAAAATAATCTTTGGTAAGCCTGAAAACGAAAAAGAAGCCGAGATGATGCTTAAAAATCATTCCGGCTCGGTTCATTTTGTGGTGAGTGCAATCTGCCTGCTTGACTGTAAAACAGGTCAACTGAATGAAAAGCGAAGTCTTTCTAAAGTTTTCTTTAAAAAACTTTCCGATAAAGAAATTTCCGCCTATGTAAAAACCGATGAATGGAAGGATGCTGCAGGAGCTTATAAAATTCAAGGTAAGGCTTCTTTTTTTATAGAAAAAATCGAAGGCTCTTATACCGGCATAGTAGGTCTTCCGGTCAGGGAATTGTATGAAATCTTAAATAAAAACGAATTTAAGATTCTTTAA
- a CDS encoding HEAT repeat domain-containing protein: MRRKSLVFVMMILCLGLCFVFAEDGENSGSMMTVEEAYLNSMEGIILKEMVTTEGRDAKFVALQVIDEAIEGGRVTPELQEALDSLATIGLTTLVRENGRLANNYPDVRREACRLLGKIKNEQAKKSLMTVMYTDNEPVVIMEAVKSLGDLGFNNNDEVVDMINFINRKFDIINPQSSLALEVLNAYEKLAPTVKNKRGMTESIMRIANNFNYITPVRNRALEVLKSIMAGQNKK, translated from the coding sequence ATGCGACGAAAGTCTTTAGTTTTTGTAATGATGATATTATGTTTAGGATTGTGCTTTGTTTTTGCAGAAGATGGAGAGAATTCCGGCTCTATGATGACGGTAGAAGAAGCTTATCTTAATTCTATGGAGGGTATAATCCTTAAAGAGATGGTTACTACGGAAGGGCGTGATGCTAAATTTGTAGCCTTGCAAGTAATTGATGAAGCTATTGAAGGCGGAAGGGTAACGCCGGAACTGCAGGAAGCTCTTGATTCCCTTGCTACTATAGGTCTTACCACGCTTGTACGTGAAAACGGAAGGCTTGCAAACAACTATCCGGATGTTAGAAGAGAAGCTTGCCGCCTTTTAGGAAAAATTAAAAATGAGCAGGCAAAGAAGTCTCTTATGACAGTTATGTACACCGATAATGAGCCGGTGGTAATCATGGAGGCCGTTAAATCCTTAGGTGATTTGGGTTTTAACAATAACGACGAAGTTGTAGACATGATAAACTTTATCAACAGAAAATTCGATATTATTAATCCTCAAAGCTCCTTGGCTCTTGAAGTTCTCAATGCTTATGAAAAATTAGCTCCCACCGTAAAAAATAAGAGAGGGATGACTGAAAGTATTATGAGAATTGCCAATAACTTTAACTACATAACTCCTGTTAGAAACAGAGCTTTGGAAGTTTTAAAATCAATAATGGCCGGACAAAACAAAAAGTAA